A window of Nicotiana sylvestris chromosome 8, ASM39365v2, whole genome shotgun sequence genomic DNA:
TCAAACTCAATTTTCAACTTTTCACATAAAAGTGTCGAAATAGTCTTGGGTCACCCGAGACCCCGACCTAACATGCCTACAAGTCCAAattcatcatacaaacctaccgGAATCATCACAATATTGATTTAAggtcgtttaccaaaaatattgactgTGGTCAATTCTTGCCACTTttaaagtcaaaaatcacattttctttaaaaatttgcATATAGACTTTTCGGAAAACAATACAGACCACAGACAATCATCAAATAAAGCTATGAACATTCTCAAAACACAAAAAGGGGAGCAGTACTCAAAACGACCTATCAGGTCATTACAATCTATTGCATAATTATTAACTTGAAATTGATATAGTTACCCAAAGCTTCAAATCCTATATCGCTCTGATAATGTGCTTCTGCTGTTGAAAAAAgttaaaataaaaagtaaaattgtTAAAAACAAATGTAAGCTGATGTACATCAGGAAAATAAAGCGAAACTTCCTTTAGTTTTTTGGTACTTTGAAAAGTGTCATCCATTGAAACTTACCTTAATTGAAGAAaaagagtctacaagcagaactAGATACTCTATAAGAATCTCTCTCTCAAAGGAGTGCAGTCATCAATCATCAAAACTTAGAAATACTACAAAATAAATAGTTTTTATAGGGGGtctagaaaaagagaaaataaaatggcCAAAGCCACAAATAGAAACCTAATGGGCAAAAAGTGAAAATAAGCCTGCAATTAAAAGTCTCTTTGGACATTGGTATGCTGCGATGTCTGTAATCCACTCAAATGTACTGCAAGCAAACTTAGTTGTTCTTATTTGGCTGTCTTTCGTTTTCTGCGAGGACTACAATCACAGTTCTTATGTGATAAACTTTCTGCAGCATTAATGTTGCGATTGCACCTACCGATGTTGTGATACAACTACTTATTGAAGCTTCATGGTGGACCCCCCCCTCCAACTCTCTCTTTCGATCACGTCAATGCTCGAGTTGACTTTGTGTACGGCCTCAAAATTGGACTCTGAACGCATCTCAAAGAGGTGAATTGGCTTTGTTTCTCCTTAAGGACTCAATATTGATCCTTCCATGATCATTTTAGTCAACCCTTAAAGCTATTGCAATCTCTTGGGTCTTGGATATTCTGAATGTGCTTGTCGGACTGTGGTCCTAATCCTTGGTGTCTACATGTGGATCTTCACAAAAAAAAACTATTCAATAGGGAGgtgatagtttatatgagtctACCAAACTATAGAGAGACCAGGTCCTCTATGAGGTTCCACTGATAACGCTAATAAAATAGTAAGTAAATAAGATAGAGAGTtttatgtggaaaaatccctGCTCAAGAGGATAAAAAAATCATGACCTACTCTAGTATGATTTTAACTTCACTATGAGCAatttttagattacaacctatgcaatctatgaattaaactcttaatccctgaCTAACTTATAATACACTTATTACAAGTcactttgcaatacacctattataaaaacttcaactcatgactaactctagtcacgacacaaaCACTATGGGTTTATGGTTTTACAAGGGGGTTCCTAAGCAATGCTTCTAGCTAAACAACttaggaattacaatgaagaacaattacaaagttacaactcaacaaGGACAACAAGATACTAGAtctaggaactggtccgtagtagtgttaaactttgttcttgatgcacttgagaattgaatgcTCGAATGTCAGATGGCTTGAATGTTTGAAGTaaattctcaagtgttcaagtgatgttttgttgtaaCACTCTTGTTAATACAACTTGGATGACATCACTTTAATGATGTAATCACTTGGTTGGTTAAAGGACAAGTGACTGCAGAACTGTGTTGCACTATTTCTGTGTACTGTGCATGCAGTCACTTTCCAGCTGTACATGGTTGACTTTGTAGTGCTGTCAGGGAaacacaagggtatcaggtccttgtgtTGGTTCTCTATCTTCTGTAGTTGTAGCAGTTCGCATTAGCTGGAGTCCGTTGATTTGCGatgtgtaccaagtgtgtcagattccttatctggttctttgacagtaagtttgttagatcattaaaACATAAAGTTAAGACATTGTAAActcatcaatttccccctttttgatgacgaCAAACTTAAAACGGATAACCCATGTTTAGAGAAAAATTAACCAGATGAAGCAACATgaacttcacaagttcccccATGACTCTATGCAtaggaacttcacaagttccccTTGACTCTATGcttcccccttaatcagatccATGTTTCAATTATACTTCCCCCTTTTGGTatcattaaaaatacacaagcaAGCAAGcaacataaagaagtctagcctagctacctcatgccacatatgtgcgcacaacatgatagaaaagagaaacAGAGAAACATAAGCATTAGATAGCAAAAGAGAATAGTTTTTATATATAGAAAACATATGCCTTTGCTATATAGAAAAGGCAAAGATTGGACTATGTTCAGTGGGAGCAGTACAAGTACATCCCATCCATAtcacaaaaagaaacaaaaacaactGCCAAGTTATCAAAACAAGAACATAAAATCTAGAAACTTGTCACTGAAAGGGCTGCCTAAGAGACACTAGGAGGAGAGGGTTTGGAAGCTTCAGCAAGAGTTTGGAGAACAAGATCTATTCGGGCATTCACCAATGTTTGCTCGGTGAGTAGTTTCTCTTTCAGGTTCTCCACTTGTGCCCTAAGATCAGCATTTTCTTTGGTCAAATGAGCTATCTCCTCATTTGACCCTGAGGCCCCTTGGGCCTGCTGACTTTCCAGGATAGTGTTCCACACCTTTAACTTTCGAATCTCCTTAGTTGCACTGTTTTGAGTATTGATGAGGTGAGAGATTGTTGAAGTACTGCCTACCCCTCCATTCTTTTCGATACACTCACATTCCTCCAAAGTTGTTTGAGAGAAGGTCTACTTTTTGGTCCCTACTTTGCATTGTCCCAATGGAACTTTGAAGAACTAAAAACGTGCTTAAGAAGAAACCCATATGGAAGACCATGGTTTCCATCTTTGAAAGTCACCACCTTCTGCATATGCTCAATCATGATAGTAGGCAAGTTTACAACTGTAAATCCATCCAGTAACTCCATCAGATACAAGTCAGATTTTGAAGTAATGGACTTCCTCCCAGCACGGGGTAGAAAAACCTTGTTCACCAGCTCAAACAATAACTGATAAACAGGAAGCAAGGCTTTCTTGTGAACCCGTTCCCCCTTCTGGTTTGCACCATTATTGACAATAGCATTCCTAAAGTTTGACCTACACACATATTTCATAGAAGACTTACTATCAGAAGGGACTTTAAGAATTTCCCCAAGAAGAGCAACATCAAACACAATATTCATCCCATTTACTAAAGCACAAATATGGTCAATGTCAACAGGAAAGAGGTCGGCATAGAATCTTTGGACCTCATCCTCATATACCTTGGGTGCATCTATTTGGAATAGATGCCCCTAACGTTGAAACTCAACCATCTCAATTACTTGTCTCATGCCAGCTATCTCAGAAATTGTTGGGTCAAAAGTGCGACCCAACAAGACCTTTTGGTGCCTCAAACGATTTGTAGTAGACCTACTCTCACTTTTCACTCTCTTTGCAAAAACAGGTTCCTTCACAGGTTCCAACTTCCTTTTTCCAGACTTCACACTTGATTTTGCTGTTCCACTAGACTTGTTCAACACATCCTCATCAGAAAAATATTGTTCACTCACAACATGTTTCAACTTTCCTCCTTTCATAACACCTTTCACCTTTGAACTAGGGGGAGTAACATCCTCCACTGAAGCaaattatttcttcttttgagATCTGTTAACCAAGGAATTGGGTTCCTCTTTTGTTTCCTCATTGACTTCCACCATAGAAATGTCCTTGTCACATACCACTTCTCCATTTTTCACCAAtctattctttttcttcttactgCTCCTTTTGCTCTTTTTTAGGGTAGACTCAAAAGCCTATATTGCTTTCAACCTAGTAGAAGAGTTAGGACTGATAACTGCCCTCCTCTTGATAATGAAAGCATACATAGCAATGTTATCATGGTCTTGCTCATCACATGACCTCATGTCAGGAACCAGAATTTCCAAGGGCTCAATAACAAAATGTGGAGAGGGTGCAGGAGAAAAACTAACCTGGGAGGAGGATCCTTGACCCTTTTCCTCTGGAGAGGGGTCGGGTCCTTCACGAGAAGTCCTAGTAGTTTCTGCTGGTGCAGCGCTTTCAAAGAGCACCACAACTTCTTCTTCCACAAACCCTTGTGTCTTATTTCTTTGAGACTTGGGCACACCAGAGATTACCTCATGCACTATTCCATCTGTAGATACAACAAGTATGTGTGTGATGGTTTCCTCCTCGAGAGACTCCATGGGCGTCACTAACTCAGGAGTAAGAACAACTGAAGATTGATCAATACTAACCCCTAAGACCTCTACAATCTTTCGGACTTCACCCTGTTCTCCACCCTTGTTTTGGTCGGTGAGAATTTCAATTGATAGAGATGAATGATTAtcgaattttggggtttttgGGGTCCATGATTAGGAGAAGGAGAGAGGTTTGAGATAGTCGTATGAGAACTAGAGGGTGTATGGAAATATGGGTTGGAGGTGTTTTCAGTGGTTGAGACAAGAATTGTGACAGAGGGTTCATCAGGGACGGAAGGCTCAAGGGTTTTCTTTGGGTGATCTCTACTAAAGAAGGGATTATCGGGTGAGATACAGTTGAGAAATTTTTAGAGTAGGTATGATGAGAGGAGTATGATCGTTCAAGAAGAAGAGAGGGCTTTAATAAGAGAAGATAATtatgagggagagagagagagagagagaccggTTCTGAAACGGAGGTAGTGTGTGGGAAATCACAACGTTTTAAAGGAAGATAAAAGGGATTTCAAATAAAAAGACGTGACAGCAGATTCTAAAAATGTGGATGACATGGCACTTGATTTTCGAACATTTTTAAGATATGTATGAAAAATGTACAGGACTACTAACTTGTGGTACAAGAACTAGGTTCTTGACCTGTCTTTGAAAATTTTAATCCTCTTTTACCACCTATGCAGTGCATCTAAAGCTTCTATAATCATCATGTGTGTCTACCTACAACAGTATTTAAGTGAGTTAGATTTGGCCAGAAAATACTTTAGTTAATGTTACATGTAGGTGACTTTCATAGCCAACTGATGGGAATCGGGTTCTCAATTAGGCGTTATTAACCCCAACTCCagcctattttttttttcaaaatgttctCTGCTCAaagctttggtgaagatatctgcaatttggTCTTCTGTACTGCATTCATGTAGATAAGtcctttctccacattgtccctcagaaaatgatgtcttacatcaatgtgcttggttcttTTATGTTGAACTAGATTCTTGGCCATGTTAAGTGTACTGGTGTTATCACATAGAAGAGGCACACAGTCATTATGCACACCAAAATCTTCAAATTGATGTTTGATCCATAAGAGCTGAGCACAACAGGAAGCTGTGGCTACATATTTTGTTTCGactgttgaaagagccactgagtttTGATTCCTTGTACCCCATGAGATGAGACATGATCCTAGAAAGTGAGCAATTCCAGAAGTACTTTTCCTATCCATAAGAAAACCTGCATAGTTAGCATCAACATACCCAATAAGATTAAAATTATCACCTGAGGGGTAGCACAGGACCAGGTCCTGTGTTCCCTTAAGATATCTCAgaattcttttggcagccttcagatgagatttgggatttgactgaaaccttgcacatagcccCATATTAAAGACAATACCAGGTCTACTGGTAGTGAGGTAGAGAAGAGACCTAATAATGCCTCTATATATGGTTTAATTCATAGAAGAGCCAtattcatccatgtccagtcgagtggcaGTGGCAATGGGAGTATCtatcacttttgatgcttccatatcaaaccttTTCAGGAGCTCCTTGATGTATTTCTACTGGCAGATGTATGTaccctttgtggattgcttcacttgaagacccaagaataAATTCAACTCACCagtcatactcatttcaaactcacttcccatgagttttgcaaattcttcacacagtgAATCGGCTTTttccccaaaaatgatatcatcaacatacacctaAATGATAAGCAGGTTCCTCCCCCATTTCTTCAGGAACAATGTGTTGTCAATTTTCGCTCTTGTAAAACTATTTTCTAAGAGGAATTTTGACATtgtttcataccaagctcgaggagcctacTTCAACCCATACAATGCCTTGTCCAGTTTTAccacatattcagggtgttcatgacattcaaaccctggaatttgctttacatagacttcttccttaagaaatccattcaaaaatgcacttttgacatccatttggaacagagTGAATTCCATATGTGATGCAAAAGTGATTAggattctaatagcttccatgcgagcaaCCGAAGCAAATGTCTCATCATAATCAATTCCTTTCTCCTGATTGTAACATTGAACCACTAGCCTAGCCTTGTTCCTTATAGTGTTTCCATGTCCATTAAGCttattcctgaatacccacctggttcctatgaTGGTTCGATCTGAGGGTCTAGTTACTAGGTTTCATACATTGTTCCTTTCAATCTGATGcaactcatcttgcatggctgcaATCCAGTCTGCATCCTTTAAGGCTTCCTTGATGTTTTTGGCTTCTATTTGGGAAAGAAAGGTCGAGAAagcaagtgaatttctggcttttGATCGGGTTTGCACACCTGAATCTATAGgggtaattatgttgtcaagaaGACGGGAGATTTTGTGTTTCCAGTTTGGGTACTTGAACCTCATTTCTAGAGGAGCTGGGTAGATCTAAATGGTTCCCTTGTATTCTTCTCTCAGCTACTTATGGAGAATTGTACActacatcaaccactctttcttcagctttagtGGTTGTAATTGTGGTACCTGGTTCCCTTGAGAAAGAAACTGCATTGTCTCCACTTGGCTCCTtcacttgactcatcatatctacctttccatttgtcatgtcgATGACTTCACCTGGAACAAGTAAGGTTCTCTATCTTGATCATCCTTGTTGATTTTCTCACAGGGGGATAGGACTTGTCAAAGATTACATGAACACcttcctcaacacattgagtctaTTTGTTGTATATCTTGGAAGTTTTTCTTTGAGAAGAATACCCCAAAACGATTCCTTCATCACTATtggcatcaaattttccaagataatCCTTTCCACTTGGATTTTCTTTACAAAGGATAAGAATActtcaaaggtttcatcttttGTTCTAAGAAACAGAGCCCAaagtgaatctggagtagtcatccactatcataAAGATGTACCTTTTCGCTCCCCttctttgcactctcataggtccacacagatccatatgAAGGAGATCAAGTGGTTTTGAGGTGCTGACATCTTTCTTTGACTCGAATGAGGAATTCACATGCTTCCCTCTAGCACAAGCATCACAGACTATGTGTTCTttgaactttgacatgggcagaccacgaaccaggtccttctgaacTAGTTTATTTAGAAGAGAGAAGCTTGTATTCCCCACTCTTCCATGCCagagttcagcatcatcatcaacagctttcaggcaactcagatcaccactttgtatAGATttgaaatcagcaacatagatgttttgtatcttttggccacaagtaccacttcaccagttaccagaTTTGTAAGTGTGCATATCTTAGACAAGGactccaccttgtttcctttatcacaaatCTGAGAAACACTCAATAGACTATACTTAAGACCATTAACATAGTATACATTCTCAATTGAGTGAGTGACTTTTCAACTTTTCCAACaacaagaatgtaccccttttccCATTTTCAAatgatacactccctccttgcagggctttttgtgaaagaaagtccatagtatttccagtcatgtgctttgagcaaccactgtccatgaaccattgttgacttcttcctttcactgttccctaCACAAAAaaatcaagggttagatttaggaacccaagaaagtttgggtcccttgtaataagcaagaggatgaataagtgCTCTTTTAGTCCATGCAGATAACATGCGTTTTTTATGAGTGGCACCTGGTCCTTTTTCAGCAGTTACTTTCTCAGCAAAAACATTGTTTTTCTTCAGAGATTAAACCCTGGCTTGGCAATTTTCCTTgaaatgcccattgttcccacagtggttGCATAGCGAATTATCGGGTACAGTAACATATTTGCGGTGGGGGTTATAAAGAGTTTTCTCCTTTTGAAACCTTATTCCCTGCCTGTTACCGCCATTATTAACATATATACATGGCAGTAATAGCTTCCGAGGACCAGGTCTGTTTAAGAGACTTCTGAAGATTATTCTTTAGTCTTTCCAGTTCTACTTGGATCTGcctatttttctcaagttcagCACACAAATTAGTTCTCATAGCAACTAACTCTttttcaagcttaatgtgtgcCTCACTAGCTATCTCTTTCCCCTTTTCAGAATTTCCAGGCCTACACTCAGCTACAAGTTCCTCTATTATTTCCTTTAAGTCTATAATCACTACTAGAAGGTCATCTCTCTCCTGCTCAATAGCATTCACTTTTTCCATTAAGGACTCTTTTTCTTTAATAAAATTCTCAATGGTTTCCTTTAAGTCAACAACTACAACCACTAAATCATCTCTTTCATGTTCCACACTAGCAATTTTTTCAGTTAGAACCACTTTTTCATTCTCAAGATTACTTATTCTTTCCTTCAGATCAACTACACACACTACCAGatcatctctagtttgttcagcttctcctagttctaAGGTCAGGGTATCTTTATCCTCAACaagactatgataggcatcaattaATACACTTGCTAATGACATGAGTTTCTTAGgggagtaggatttcagatttatCTGAACATCCCTAAAGCTTATCTCATTATtgtcatcatcctcatcatcatctgattgagccatcaaagAAAATGTtgaatcatattcattttcttcaatttcaactGCCATCATAGAACTGTCACCTACATCAGTTTCTTCTTCAGACTCACTGGAGGAATCTCCCCATGTTGTAAGAGCTTGCTTCACCAcattgtcagcatatctcttccTTTTGAAGTGTTTGtcaggaaccgggttcctcttTGCTGCTTTATCAGGATTGTATTTGGAGCGTTCTTGCTTAATAAGAGGGCAATCTTTGATGAAGTGCCTTGGCTTCTCACATTTATGGCAGAGATCATAGTTCTTTAGTCTGCTTGAGTTGCCCTTTTTTAGTATTCCaccatttcttctgaccatcttctgaaatcttttgaTTAAGTAAGTCATGTCACTGTCCttctcacttgagtcattgctttcaactttgagtaccaggttctttttcttctttggttctcttctttcactgtctatctttcttttcatttcgtaggttttcaaatttccaactaGCTTGTCTATCGTCGGCTCTTGCAGGTCTTTTGCTTCAGTAATAACATTCACTTTACTTTCCCATGAACTAGGCAGGATGCTAAGAATTTTCCTCACGAGCTTGTTCCTGGGAATGActtcaccaagtgagtgtaactcatttataatggaagtgaatcttgtgtgcatgtCTTGAATAGATTAATCGTCTTTCATCCTAAAGAGCTCATACTCAGTGGTAAGCTTATCAATCGTAGATTGCTTTACTTGAATGATTCCCTCATGTGCTATTTGtaaagcttcccatatctccttggcTGTTTGACAAGCCGAGATCATGTTGTAATCATCAGGTCCTATGCCACACACCAAAATTTTCTTGGCACAAAAATTTTTCTCCATAGTTTTCCTATCTGCGTCGGTGTATTCTTTCCTGGTCTTTGGCATCATCAATGGAAGATCTCTGACACTCGTTGTTGGGATATAAGGACTATCACATATGACATCCCACAACTCAAAGTCTTCTGTCataataaaatcatgcattctcgtcttccaccacccatagtattgcccattgaacctgggtggtctgtacgtagattgaccttcttcaaaatttggtggagcagctatatggatccttcctaggtgttatcctgataggaggaacccgctctgataccaattgatagtttatatgagtccaccaaacaataaatgatgtaatcacttggttggtcaaaggacaagtgacTGCAGAACTGTGCTGCACTGTTTCTTTGTAtagtgcaggcagtcactttccagctgtacacagttgacttcgtactgctatcagggaaacacaagggtatcaggtccttgtaCTGGTTCTCTATCTTCTGTAGTTGTAGCTGTTCACACTAGCTGGAATCCGTTGATTTGCGATGTGTACCAAGTGTggcaggttccttatctggttctttaACAGTAAATTTGTTAGATCATCTAAACATCAAGCTAATACATTGTAAACCCATCAGGAGGGTAAAATGGGCTTTACCGCGGGTGAATCCATATTAATCCGGGGTGGGGGGAGATAATGAGTTCCGAATATCAAATGGTTACACCGGGAAAAAAAATATAATCGATAGTATGCCTGACAATAATAATCAGGGAACAATCCTGTTCACTCACCAACATCATTTCCTTCCTCCCCTTTAAAGAATAAACACTAATCCATGTTAGTGATCATTCTAGAAATATGAGTACTTTGACCCAAAAACAGGTCAAATTCCTCATGTATGTCAAACTGCTCAAGTGTTGATATGTTTAGTTACAACCATTCTAAAGCTCTAGCTTTTTAAGATGGCAATGGTTAAAACATACGTCAAAGCAGCAGTGATCAGTGGCAGTCGATTCCAGCAAGGTCTATGTCTTATTAACTGAAAACCATTCTGAAAGCTCAGTTACTGGAGCTAAACAGATGTGTGTAAGTTCAATATATAAAGGGTGAAGCAGCCATATATCATCCATCATTTGCATATATGATACTATTGGTCCACGCAAGACAGAGGTCCGAAAAGAAATTTATCACCTCACGAAAGAAAATAAAGTAGAAAACCACAAAGGAAATAAAAGTCTGTAAGGGATATCAACAAAATTAAGGTACAGCGGAGTTGCACATAATTTCTAGTAGCAACACAAAAGCTAGAACGTTGTTCCGAAGTGGAAACCACGAGGGCTACCTAATAGCCTAAAATTGATAAGGAGATGGCATGAAAAAATTGCATAGTGGAAGATAGATTAAACAATGTTACATGAAAAAATTGCATAAATCATGATCAAGATCCTGCAACTGAATTGTTACATGAAAACAATGTTCTGACAAATAGAGTATCAAAGAAGAAACAGAAAGCAGTTAATTCATTGGAGGGAAAAATTGAAACCCATACTAAAAGCGATGATAGGGCTTGGAAGTTGAACCAAGCAGGCATGAAAGGTAAATTCGAATAGTGATAAAGGCATGAGTACATCACAATGGTCTATGAACAAGGCAGAGCATGTTAATACATAATTGATCACTTTACTTTATCTGTCAAGATTAATTGTCGTTTGCAACAAATTGAATGTTATGAAAGAAGTTTCATCATCACATTTTCCTAGTCATTCATATTCCCAAATGTTCCTGACAACTCAATCTCAATTGTTTCTCAAAATATTCCTTCACTTATGGTAATTTTCCTTTGTATTCGTGTTCTATGAATACAATATTCAGCAAAAGGCTATGTTATATGGATCATTTTGTCTTGATTCTAACTGTGGTTTAGTGACATTAGTTGAACTAGACCGACAAACCAAAATACCATAAAGAACAGAGTTTCTCCAAAGAAATCAGAGCTAGATTATGCGATATATCCAATTATTGTGCTCCCACTAGTAATACTAAAGCTATGTTATATGGATCATCCGTCTTGATTCTACATGTGTTTTAATGACATTAGTTGAACTAGACCGACAAATCAAAAATACATCACGGccgaattttctttagaaatataCGAGCTAGATTCTTCTATCTATCTAATTATTGTGTTTCCACTAGGAACTTTCTCTTTTATATGTACCaagcaataattaaaaaaaaaggctATGTTATACGGATCATGTTCCTTGATGCACCTGTGGTTTAATGATATTAGATGAACTAGAAagacaaaccaaaaaaaaaaaaacattaagcAGAATTTTTCTGTAGAAATATTAGAGCTAGATGCTGTGAATCCCTCTTTACACTATCAAGATTATCCTATAATGAACATAGATTACCCTACCTTCAGTGGTTAAAAGATTCATGATCTGGAAAGTGAAAATCATTTGCAGAATCTAAGGCACTAAGAAGCTTACATTCCTATTTTTCCATTTATATTATCAACAATGGTTTGAGATCAACTTAGAAAAAAGAGATCGGGCCAGCAGGGCCCGTACACAATAAGTAAAGACCATTCTAAATGTTTAAGTTCCTGTAAATGCTAAATCATTGTATACGATCGAAGCCGGATTCGTCTATTGTGTGACCAATCGAGACTGAAACATGACAGGTTGAGGCTCGACCTCGGGTTATATCGAACAATTGTGCGAAGTTAAATTGTTGAGTTCATGACCCCGGGACCGAACAAGATCGAGACCAAACAAGATCGAGGGAAATTAGCCGAGCCAAATAATAGAAGCCGAAATATCCGCAATCGGTTGGAGATCACGGCGGAAATCTCGGCACATAACAAGGAAAGAccgattaattagcaaatcatgaAATTTTTACCTGGCATAAAATTATATCAAGAGTAGTATACCCCTACTTTATACAGGAAGGAGCGGACCCACCTTGTATCAagtgggttcaactgaacccgaTTTGTCgtaaattttaaatattttgatatgtAAATTTTGTGTGAAAacagtaatatatatatatatatatatatatataatgaaccTAGCCTGAACGACTGTCGTTGATGGTTCTGTGGTCAAGCTGGTTCATTTTAGTGTGAAGGGACATGAGTTAGATTCTGCACTGTGCGGCTACCAGTTGgatattttttataatttgaagtctattttttaCACTGTGCTCTTTATGTTTATTTTAGTACTTTTATACCTTAAATAGTTCTGTACTTTTTTCCTCTTTTGGTGTTACGT
This region includes:
- the LOC104240583 gene encoding uncharacterized protein — translated: MHDFIMTEDFELWDVICDSPYIPTTSVRDLPLMMPKTRKEYTDADRKTMEKNFCAKKILVCGIGPDDYNMISACQTAKEIWEALQIAHEGIIQVKQSTIDKLTTEYELFRMKDD
- the LOC138875438 gene encoding uncharacterized protein, coding for MHTRFTSIINELHSLGEVIPRNKLVRKILSILPSSWESKVNVITEAKDLQEPTIDKLVGNLKTYEMKRKIDSERREPKKKKNLVLKVESNDSSEKDSDMTYLIKRFQKMVRRNGGILKKGNSSRLKNYDLCHKCEKPRHFIKDCPLIKQERSKYNPDKAAKRNPVPDKHFKRKRYADNVVKQALTTWGDSSSESEEETDVGDSSMMAVEIEENEYDSTFSLMAQSDDDEDDDNNEISFRDVQINLKSYSPKKLMSLASVLIDAYHSLVEDKDTLTLELGEAEQTRDDLVVCVVDLKERISNLENEKVVLTEKIASVEHERDDLVVVVVDLKETIENFIKEKESLMEKVNAIEQERDDLLVVIIDLKEIIEELVAECRPGNSEKGKEIASEAHIKLEKELVAMRTNLCAELEKNRQIQVELERLKNNLQKSLKQTWSSEAITAMYIC